A DNA window from Pseudomonas resinovorans NBRC 106553 contains the following coding sequences:
- the ampC gene encoding class C beta-lactamase: MRLTAKFLLLALACGHGGVTLADDQDAAVQRAARDLMQEYRIPGLAIAITAHGEQRFYNFGVASKESGQQVTQDTLFEVGSVSKTLTATLAGYAQANGRLDLGANPVRYLPELAGTALDKVSLINLATHTAGGFPLQLPETVRNQRQLIDYYRAWRPSSAPGTQRTYANPSIGLLGVVAAKSLELPYAKAMETLLLPKLGMPNTYIEVPASAMPRYAQGYDKADAPVRVNPAPLAAEAYGVKTSSKDLLRFVEAQLGQGGLDGKVEQAIAATRTGYFKVGDMTQALIWEQYSYPVALDTLLRGNGSQMVLESHPVSAIVPPLAPQKEVWVNKTGSTNGFGAYVAFVPSRGVGIVLLANRNYPNEERVRLAYRILAELD; encoded by the coding sequence ATGCGCCTGACCGCCAAATTCCTGCTGCTCGCCCTGGCCTGCGGCCACGGCGGCGTCACCCTGGCCGACGACCAGGATGCCGCCGTGCAGCGCGCCGCGCGGGACCTGATGCAGGAATACCGCATCCCGGGCCTGGCCATCGCGATCACCGCCCATGGCGAGCAACGCTTCTACAACTTCGGTGTGGCCTCGAAGGAAAGTGGGCAGCAGGTTACCCAGGACACCCTGTTCGAGGTGGGCTCGGTCAGCAAGACGCTGACCGCGACCCTCGCCGGCTACGCACAGGCCAATGGCCGGCTCGACCTTGGCGCCAACCCCGTCCGGTACCTGCCGGAACTGGCGGGCACCGCGCTGGACAAGGTCTCCCTGATCAACCTGGCCACCCACACGGCCGGCGGCTTCCCGCTGCAATTGCCGGAAACGGTGCGCAACCAGCGGCAACTGATCGACTACTACCGGGCCTGGCGGCCCAGCTCCGCCCCCGGCACCCAGCGCACCTACGCCAACCCCAGCATCGGGCTGCTCGGCGTGGTGGCCGCCAAGAGTCTGGAACTGCCCTACGCCAAGGCGATGGAAACCCTGCTCCTGCCCAAGCTCGGCATGCCCAACACCTATATCGAGGTGCCCGCCAGCGCCATGCCGCGCTATGCCCAGGGCTACGACAAGGCGGATGCGCCGGTACGGGTCAACCCCGCGCCCCTGGCCGCCGAAGCCTACGGGGTCAAGACCAGCAGCAAGGACCTGCTGCGTTTCGTCGAAGCCCAGCTCGGCCAGGGCGGGCTCGACGGGAAAGTCGAGCAGGCCATCGCGGCGACGCGCACCGGCTATTTCAAGGTTGGCGACATGACCCAGGCGCTGATCTGGGAGCAGTACAGCTACCCGGTGGCCCTGGACACCCTGTTGCGGGGCAATGGCAGCCAGATGGTGCTGGAGAGCCATCCGGTCAGCGCCATCGTGCCGCCCTTGGCGCCACAGAAGGAGGTCTGGGTGAACAAGACCGGCTCCACCAACGGCTTCGGCGCCTATGTCGCCTTCGTGCCGTCCCGGGGCGTCGGCATCGTGCTGTTGGCCAACCGCAACTACCCCAACGAAGAACGGGTTCGCCTGGCCTATCGCATCCTTGCCGAGCTGGATTGA
- a CDS encoding DUF2790 domain-containing protein codes for MKLLELSAACLFATLSLGAMADVDVPLEHYRYGTQLDVHKVLSHREAPAQQCQVVEARMDYLDSRGQRHSLAYLKYSDSCRDTN; via the coding sequence ATGAAACTGCTTGAACTCAGCGCCGCCTGCCTGTTCGCCACCCTCAGCCTGGGTGCGATGGCCGACGTCGACGTCCCGCTGGAGCACTACCGCTACGGCACGCAACTCGACGTGCACAAGGTGCTGTCCCACCGCGAAGCACCCGCGCAGCAGTGCCAGGTCGTCGAGGCGCGCATGGATTACCTGGACTCCCGGGGCCAGCGCCACAGCCTGGCCTATCTCAAGTATTCCGACAGCTGCCGCGACACCAACTGA
- a CDS encoding response regulator: protein MDHVDHILVVDDDREIRELVGNYLKKNGLRVSLAADGRQMRSFLEGNSVDLIVLDIMMPGDDGLRLCRELRVGKHKATPVLMLTARNDETDRIIGLEMGADDYLTKPFSARELLARINAVLRRTRMLPPNLQVSESSRLIGFGKWRLDTTARHLLDSDDTLVALSGAEYRLLRVFLDHPQRVLSREQLLNLTQGREADVFDRSIDLLVSRLRQRLQDDAREPACIKTVRSEGYVFSLPIQLIEPTA, encoded by the coding sequence ATGGACCATGTCGATCACATCCTGGTCGTCGACGACGACCGGGAAATCCGTGAACTGGTGGGTAACTACCTGAAGAAGAACGGCCTGCGCGTCAGCCTGGCGGCCGATGGCCGGCAGATGCGCAGCTTCCTCGAGGGCAACTCGGTGGACCTCATCGTCCTCGACATCATGATGCCCGGCGACGATGGGCTGCGCCTGTGCCGCGAGCTGCGGGTGGGCAAGCACAAGGCCACGCCGGTGCTGATGCTCACCGCCCGCAACGACGAGACCGACCGCATCATCGGCCTGGAAATGGGCGCCGACGACTACCTGACCAAGCCCTTCTCGGCACGCGAACTGCTGGCGCGGATCAACGCCGTGCTGCGCCGCACGCGCATGCTGCCGCCGAACCTGCAGGTCAGCGAAAGCAGCCGGCTGATCGGTTTCGGCAAATGGCGCCTGGACACCACCGCGCGCCATCTGCTGGACAGCGACGACACACTGGTGGCCCTCAGCGGTGCCGAATATCGCCTGCTGCGGGTGTTCCTCGATCATCCGCAACGGGTGCTCAGCCGCGAGCAGCTGCTCAACCTGACCCAGGGCCGCGAGGCGGATGTGTTCGACCGCTCCATCGACCTGCTGGTCAGCCGCCTGCGCCAGCGCCTGCAGGACGACGCCCGCGAACCCGCCTGCATCAAGACGGTACGCAGCGAAGGCTACGTCTTCTCCCTGCCCATCCAACTGATCGAGCCCACCGCCTGA
- a CDS encoding DoxX family protein, protein MPSLALTPITFAFNQLDRLGAWSADIPLRLFLAWEFFESGLEKWNGQNWFVDIQSAFPFPFDLLPAGFSWQLSMWAELIAPLLLLLGLGTRFATLVLMVLTLVAIAAVHWPAHWSSLAELAQGYSISNKGYGNYKLPLIYLIAALPLLLNGAGRFSLDALLRRRLRSH, encoded by the coding sequence ATGCCCAGCCTCGCACTCACCCCGATCACGTTCGCCTTCAACCAGCTCGACCGCCTTGGCGCCTGGAGCGCCGACATTCCCCTGCGGCTGTTCCTCGCCTGGGAATTCTTCGAGTCGGGCCTGGAGAAATGGAACGGCCAGAACTGGTTCGTGGATATCCAGTCCGCCTTCCCCTTCCCCTTCGACCTGCTCCCGGCCGGCTTCAGCTGGCAGTTGTCGATGTGGGCCGAACTGATCGCCCCGCTTCTCCTGCTGCTCGGGCTGGGTACCCGCTTCGCCACCCTGGTGCTGATGGTGCTGACCCTGGTGGCCATCGCCGCCGTGCACTGGCCCGCGCACTGGTCGAGCCTGGCGGAGCTGGCCCAGGGCTACTCCATCAGCAACAAGGGCTACGGCAACTACAAGCTGCCGCTGATCTACCTCATCGCCGCCCTGCCCCTGCTGCTCAACGGCGCCGGTCGCTTCAGCCTCGACGCCCTGCTGCGCCGCCGGTTGCGCAGCCATTGA
- a CDS encoding cytochrome c biogenesis protein DipZ, protein MLLVAFLGGVLTLLSPCILPVLPLLLSRAGGPAWSPWLTLAGLASGFAVLASLAVVSSEWVIQASQWGRYLALGLLAASAAALLSHRFGTWVSRPWLWLGDRLQGDARRLPPVLSTWLLGFAAGLLWAPCAGPILGLILSGAMLNGPSASTSLLLLSYGLGSAVAMGALIFLGRGVLQRARLSLPTVEWLRRGTGVLALLAVVGIASGATAQLAGVGSSQLASSLERKVLDSVPVLLEQLVGSARADSPQTLPDLGAMPELEGATQWLNSPPLSTQNLLGKVVLVDFWTYDCINCQHSLPYVNEWARRYADQGLVVIGVHTPEYPYERILDNVRAAMGKLDIRYPVAIDNQYRIWNAFINQYWPAHYFIDAHGRIRHLAVGEGGYEEQEAVIKQLLKERAEEAAAG, encoded by the coding sequence ATGTTGCTCGTCGCCTTTCTCGGCGGGGTGCTGACCCTGCTCAGCCCCTGCATCCTTCCCGTCCTGCCGCTCTTGTTGTCCCGCGCTGGAGGGCCGGCCTGGTCACCCTGGCTGACCCTGGCGGGCCTGGCCTCCGGCTTCGCCGTGCTGGCCAGCCTGGCGGTGGTCTCCAGTGAATGGGTGATCCAGGCCAGCCAATGGGGGCGCTACCTGGCGCTGGGACTGCTGGCGGCCTCCGCCGCGGCGTTGCTGTCCCATCGTTTCGGCACCTGGGTATCGCGGCCCTGGCTGTGGCTGGGTGATCGCCTGCAGGGCGATGCCCGGCGCCTGCCGCCGGTGTTGTCCACCTGGCTGCTGGGCTTTGCCGCCGGCCTGCTCTGGGCGCCCTGTGCCGGGCCCATCCTCGGCCTGATCCTCTCCGGTGCCATGCTCAACGGGCCAAGCGCCTCCACCAGCCTGCTGCTGCTCAGCTACGGCCTCGGCAGCGCGGTGGCCATGGGCGCGCTGATCTTCCTCGGACGTGGTGTATTGCAACGGGCCAGGCTGTCGCTGCCGACGGTGGAATGGCTGCGTCGTGGCACCGGTGTCCTGGCCCTGCTGGCGGTGGTGGGCATCGCCAGCGGTGCGACTGCGCAGTTGGCCGGCGTGGGCTCCTCGCAGCTGGCATCCAGCCTGGAACGCAAGGTGCTGGACAGCGTGCCGGTGCTGCTGGAACAACTGGTGGGCAGCGCCCGCGCGGACAGCCCGCAAACCCTGCCGGACCTGGGGGCGATGCCCGAGCTGGAGGGCGCCACCCAGTGGCTGAACAGCCCGCCGCTGAGCACCCAGAATCTGCTGGGCAAGGTGGTACTGGTGGACTTCTGGACCTACGACTGCATCAACTGCCAGCACAGCCTGCCCTATGTGAACGAGTGGGCCCGGCGTTACGCCGACCAGGGTCTGGTGGTGATCGGCGTGCACACCCCCGAGTACCCCTACGAGCGGATTCTCGACAACGTGCGCGCGGCCATGGGGAAACTCGATATCCGCTACCCGGTGGCCATCGACAACCAGTACCGGATCTGGAACGCCTTCATCAACCAGTACTGGCCGGCGCACTACTTCATCGACGCCCATGGACGCATCCGACACCTGGCGGTGGGCGAGGGCGGTTACGAGGAGCAGGAAGCGGTGATCAAGCAACTGCTCAAGGAGCGCGCCGAGGAGGCCGCCGCAGGCTGA
- a CDS encoding HAMP domain-containing sensor histidine kinase, with the protein MAFSLWPRTLAARLALIFFTGLVLAYGLSFASQFYERYQTGRSVMLGNLESDVGTAVALIDRLPAAERASWLPLLERRNYRYRLDAGEPGEPMDMAHPHMAALSIQRAIGERFPLSFVTLPGPRPHFQAHLRLSDGNPLTLDVTPAPIPVASWLPVVLLLQLAVLLACTWLAVRMAIGPLTRLARAVDQLTPDAPTPHLDENGPREVAYAARAVNALQGRIGDYLKERMQLLAAISHDLQTPITRMKLRVEQMDASLERDRLWSDLDEMQHLVREGVAYARSMDGASEAQCRVDLDAFLDSLVFDYQDSGQAVNLQGRSGAQLETRPHALRRVLSNLIDNALKFAGSAHLEVERDPNGCVCLNVLDDGPGIAEEELGEVFKPFYRVESSRNRSTGGTGLGLAIAQQLSQALGARLTLSNRASGGLCARLELGGGV; encoded by the coding sequence ATGGCCTTTTCCCTCTGGCCACGCACCCTGGCCGCCCGCCTCGCACTGATCTTCTTCACCGGCCTGGTACTGGCCTACGGGTTGTCCTTCGCCTCACAGTTCTACGAGCGCTACCAGACCGGGCGCAGCGTGATGCTCGGCAACCTGGAGAGCGACGTCGGCACCGCCGTGGCACTGATCGACCGGCTGCCGGCGGCCGAGCGTGCCAGCTGGCTCCCCCTGCTGGAACGCCGCAACTACCGCTACCGGTTGGATGCAGGCGAGCCGGGCGAGCCCATGGACATGGCCCATCCGCACATGGCCGCGCTGTCCATCCAGCGCGCCATCGGCGAGCGCTTTCCCCTGAGCTTCGTCACCCTCCCCGGCCCCAGGCCGCATTTCCAGGCTCACCTGCGCCTGTCCGACGGCAACCCGCTGACCCTGGATGTGACCCCCGCCCCCATCCCGGTGGCGAGCTGGCTGCCGGTGGTGTTGCTGCTGCAACTGGCCGTGCTGCTGGCCTGCACCTGGCTGGCGGTGCGCATGGCCATAGGTCCGTTGACCCGCCTGGCCCGGGCCGTCGACCAGCTCACCCCGGATGCCCCTACGCCGCACCTGGATGAAAACGGCCCCCGCGAGGTGGCCTATGCCGCCCGCGCGGTCAATGCGCTGCAGGGCCGCATCGGCGACTACCTGAAAGAACGCATGCAGTTGCTCGCGGCCATCTCCCACGACCTGCAGACCCCCATCACCCGCATGAAGCTGCGGGTCGAACAGATGGACGCCTCCCTGGAACGCGACCGCCTGTGGAGCGACCTCGATGAAATGCAGCACCTGGTGCGCGAGGGCGTGGCCTACGCGCGCAGCATGGATGGCGCGAGCGAAGCGCAATGCCGGGTGGACCTGGACGCCTTCCTCGACAGCCTGGTGTTCGACTACCAGGACAGCGGCCAGGCGGTGAACCTGCAGGGCCGTAGCGGCGCGCAGCTGGAAACCCGCCCCCACGCCCTGCGCCGGGTGCTCAGCAACCTGATCGACAATGCCCTGAAGTTCGCCGGCAGCGCGCACCTGGAAGTGGAGCGCGACCCCAACGGCTGTGTGTGTCTGAACGTACTGGACGACGGGCCGGGCATTGCCGAAGAGGAGCTGGGCGAGGTCTTCAAGCCCTTCTATCGGGTGGAGAGTTCGCGCAACCGCAGCACCGGTGGCACCGGCCTCGGACTGGCCATCGCCCAGCAACTGAGCCAGGCCCTGGGCGCCCGCCTGACCTTGAGCAACCGCGCCAGCGGCGGCCTCTGCGCCCGGCTGGAACTCGGCGGCGGTGTCTGA